In Brachypodium distachyon strain Bd21 chromosome 2, Brachypodium_distachyon_v3.0, whole genome shotgun sequence, one genomic interval encodes:
- the LOC100824286 gene encoding BTB/POZ and MATH domain-containing protein 1-like — protein sequence MVVRSDDDDPLVVPCSDIGAHLGRLLDDGNSDVSFVVGGDTFPAHRAVLAARSPVFKAELFGSMAESTMSSITLADIAPATFEVFLRFIYTDALPDTPIETCKHLLAVADRYAMERLKIMCAKKLWDGVSVDTVADTLSCAETYSCAELKTK from the coding sequence ATGGTCGTGCGCAGCGACGACGATGACCCTCTCGTCGtgccgtgctccgacatcggGGCCCATCTTGGCCGGCTCCTCGATGACGGTAATTCCGACGTCTCCTTTGTCGTCGGCGGTGACACGTTCCCGGCGCACCGGGCCGTGCTCGCCGCCCGGTCGCCGGTCTTCAAGGCGGAGCTCTTCGGCTCCATGGCAGAGTCCACGATGTCGAGCATCACGCTGGCAGACATTGCGCCTGCAACATTTGAAGTCTTCCTCCGGTTCATCTACACCGACGCATTGCCTGACACTCCTATCGAGACGTGCAAGCATCTGCTTGCCGTGGCCGACCGCTATGCAATGGAGAGGCTGAAGATCATGTGTGCCAAGAAGCTGTGGGATGGTGTGTCCGTGGATACAGTGGCGGACACTTTATCTTGTGCTGAGACATACAGCTGCGCTGAGCTGAAAACCAAGTGA
- the LOC104582961 gene encoding uncharacterized protein LOC104582961, whose amino-acid sequence MWLVTLHPKPRLSFNRTHSCKNCYGATKTKEHMEKKKCMSLIIWIVLDSESLLASLAEAAFFIGLGENREQRDAGGLEIAWSRFFLSPGAEDEEDAGGLSEDDLRLRLASEVLASPGKLMREKTLALALTAAFACSASCRDAGGGCGGAGRRSGRRKSGRQKGSLGLAGRRRWWGGNLWRRSSPGNTIGSRRGWNC is encoded by the exons ATGTGGCTGGTAACTCTGCATCCCAAGCCAAGGCTCTCCTTCAATAG aacaCATTCATGTAAAAATTGTTATGGAGCAACAAAGACCAAAGAACacatggagaaaaaaaaatgtatgagCTTGATCATCTGGATTGTTTTAGATTCTGAAAGCCTTCTTGCTTCATTGGCAGAGGCTGCATTCTTCATTGGACTAGGGGAGAACAG GGAGCAGAGGGACGCCGGCGGCCTGGAGATCGCCTGGAGCAGATTCTTCCTCTCGCCCGGAGcagaggacgaggaggacgcgggGGGCTTGTCGGAGGACGACCTGCGGCTGCGCTTGGCGTCGGAGGTGCTGGCGTCGCCGGGGAAGCTGATGCGGGAGAAGACCCTGGCCTTGGCCTTGACCGCTGCCTTCGCGTGCTCAGCCTCGtgccgcgacgccggcggcggctgtggaGGGGCAGGTCGTCGTAGCGGTCGGAGGAAGTCCGGGCGGCAGAAGGGCTCGCTTGGACTTGCTggccggaggaggtggtggggCGGCAACTTGTGGAGGCGGAGCTCGCCTGGGAATACGATCGGGAGTAGGAGGGGCTGGAATTGTTAA
- the LOC100842218 gene encoding probable calcium-binding protein CML31: MVVASSSSSWSELRTLFAALDKDADGRISASELRACMGATLGEDVPAEEAEALVASADADGDGMLCEEEFVRLAQQASWAGEEEEEERCRVLKEAFGMYEMEGLGCITPASLRRMLGRLGSDRPVGECRAMICRFDLDGDGVLSFDEFKIMMS; the protein is encoded by the coding sequence ATGGTTGTtgcgtcgtcgtcttcgtcgtgGAGCGAGCTGAGGACGCTGTTCGCGGCGCTGGACAAGGACGCGGACGGGCGGATCTCGGCGTCCGAGCTGCGCGCGTGCATGGGGGCGACGCTGGGGGAGGACGTGcccgcggaggaggcggaggcgctggtGGCGTCTGCGgacgccgacggcgacgggaTGCTCTGCGAGGAGGAGTTCGTCAGGCTGGCCCAGCAGGCTTCTTGggccggcgaggaagaagaagaggagcgaTGCAGGGTGCTGAAGGAGGCGTTCGGGATGTACGAGATGGAAGGCCTAGGGTGCATCACGCCGGCCAGCCTGCGGCGGATGCTGGGCCGGCTGGGCTCCGACCGGCCCGTGGGCGAGTGCCGGGCCATGATCTGCAGGTTcgacctcgacggcgacggcgtgctcaGCTTCGACGAGTTCAAGATCATGATGAGCTGA